From a region of the Arachis ipaensis cultivar K30076 chromosome B09, Araip1.1, whole genome shotgun sequence genome:
- the LOC107616654 gene encoding uncharacterized protein LOC107616654 isoform X1, giving the protein MDDQTLRNKKEKIIAMFIVQLHMLNCLTMKVLITCLELVVEHFKKKNKRRKLNRSSQIAMASDSDSDSDSSVGEVEAEHEADSQVPEIENTSQDDTASSAFTIQANKKRKRANNGDVNVLNTVNETINMIHSSQEQLANAVSEFISCFKLEKERSERAQNLNSLLKGIDGLNVEQRMRAAVTIVMNKNLLDSIFTVAPEDRSEFVSVILNQSS; this is encoded by the exons ATGGATGATCAAACTTTGCGAAACAAGAAGGAGAAAATTATTGCAATGTTCATTGTGCAGTTGCATATGCTGAATTGTCTTACCATGAAGGTCCTAATAACTTGTTTAGAATTGGTTGTAGAGCAtttcaagaagaaaaataagagaagaaAGTTGAATCGTAGTAGTCAAATAGCAATGGCTTCGGATTCGGATTCGGATTCAGATTCAAGTGTTGGTGAAGTAGAAGCTGAACATGAAGCTGATTCTCAG GTGCCTGAAATTGAGAATACATCACAGGATGATACAGCTTCTTCTGCCTTTACTATCCaagcaaacaagaaaagaaaaagagctaaCAATGGTGATGTAAATGTGCTCAACACAGTAAATGAAACAATCAACATGATCCATAGCTCTCAGGAGCAATTAGCAAACGCTGTAAGTGAATTCATTTCTTGCTTCAAGCTTGAGAAAGAGCGATCCGAACGAGCACAGAATCTAAATTCACTCCTGAAAGGCATTGATGGTTTGAATGTTGAACAAAGGATGAGGGCTGCCGTTACCATTGTGATGAACAAGAACTTGCTTGACAGCATTTTCACAGTTGCACCAGAAGATAGATCTGAATTTGTCTCTGTGATTCTTAACCAGTCGTCTTAA
- the LOC107616654 gene encoding uncharacterized protein LOC107616654 isoform X2 translates to MASDSDSDSDSSVGEVEAEHEADSQVPEIENTSQDDTASSAFTIQANKKRKRANNGDVNVLNTVNETINMIHSSQEQLANAVSEFISCFKLEKERSERAQNLNSLLKGIDGLNVEQRMRAAVTIVMNKNLLDSIFTVAPEDRSEFVSVILNQSS, encoded by the exons ATGGCTTCGGATTCGGATTCGGATTCAGATTCAAGTGTTGGTGAAGTAGAAGCTGAACATGAAGCTGATTCTCAG GTGCCTGAAATTGAGAATACATCACAGGATGATACAGCTTCTTCTGCCTTTACTATCCaagcaaacaagaaaagaaaaagagctaaCAATGGTGATGTAAATGTGCTCAACACAGTAAATGAAACAATCAACATGATCCATAGCTCTCAGGAGCAATTAGCAAACGCTGTAAGTGAATTCATTTCTTGCTTCAAGCTTGAGAAAGAGCGATCCGAACGAGCACAGAATCTAAATTCACTCCTGAAAGGCATTGATGGTTTGAATGTTGAACAAAGGATGAGGGCTGCCGTTACCATTGTGATGAACAAGAACTTGCTTGACAGCATTTTCACAGTTGCACCAGAAGATAGATCTGAATTTGTCTCTGTGATTCTTAACCAGTCGTCTTAA
- the LOC107618647 gene encoding trihelix transcription factor ASIL1 — protein MDGTEDDDLRYPSNPYGVNHQGYGYLSHRRLPVRTSQYIQPVANDFVEHNDNANDNEEEKEDEEDEDEEQIIEEDHDDGDDVDSQRNAVPNNVEEGDDEDRDGDEIGGNNDDGEEEDDEEDEEDDDDAKPKIYSMKVDDDMEWHPKKRKLKSLISAYEFAPRVPAPSAAAPSTPKPSSGGRNSLTDWTERETFVLLDAWGDKFLQHGRKSLRSEEWQEVGEKVSKVSKIERKDAQCRNRLDTLKKKYKKEKAKSEKMGSGTCKWVYFQRMDKLMSSPAQQSGLSCGLDSGEYVFTNPRVYLNRANGFDQMRDSPGNSESFGEQGSNGHKHKKRRYARYSDYDASSFRLLANSIQKFGEIYEKIESSRRQQMVELEKMRMEFHKDLETQKRQILERIQSEISKLHQRDDDEEENDD, from the coding sequence ATGGATGGAACTGAGGATGATGATCTAAGGTATCCCTCTAACCCATATGGTGTTAATCACCAGGGTTATGGCTATCTGAGTCATAGGAGACTTCCGGTTCGGACTTCACAGTATATTCAGCCAGTTGCAAATGATTTTGTGGAACATAATGACAATGCCAATGATaatgaggaggagaaggaggatgaagaagatgaagatgaagaacagataatagaagaagatcatgatgatggtgatgatgttGATTCCCAAAGGAATGCTGTCCCCAACaatgttgaggaaggtgatgatgaaGACAGGGATGGGGATGAAATTGGTGGTAACAATGATGATGGCGAGGAGGAGGATGATGAGGAGGAtgaggaagatgatgatgatgctaaGCCGAAAATATATAGCATGAAGGTTgatgatgatatggagtggcACCCGAAAAAGCGAAAGCTGAAGAGTTTGATTTCAGCTTATGAATTTGCACCCCGGGTACCAGCGCCATCGGCTGCGGCTCCTTCAACCCCTAAACCATCTTCTGGTGGTAGGAACTCCCTTACTGATTGGACCGAGCGCGAGACTTTCGTTCTTCTTGATGCTTGGGGTGATAAGTTTCTTCAACATGGGAGGAAGAGTCTTCGGTCTGAGGAATGGCAAGAAGTTGGAGAGAAGGTATCAAAAGTTTCCAAGATTGAAAGGAAAGATGCTCAGTGTCGAAACCGGTTAGATACCTTGAAGAAGAAGTACAAGAAGGAGAAGGCTAAATCAGAGAAAATGGGTAGTGGAACTTGCAAGTGGGTTTATTTTCAGAGGATGGATAAGCTGATGTCCTCTCCAGCGCAGCAATCAGGTCTCTCATGCGGTTTGGACTCCGGAGAATATGTGTTTACGAATCCTCGAGTTTATTTGAACCGCGCAAATGGGTTTGATCAGATGAGGGATAGTCCTGGGAATTCTGAATCCTTTGGCGAACAAGGTTCAAATGGACATAAACATAAGAAAAGAAGGTATGCAAGGTACAGCGACTATGATGCATCCtcattcagattgcttgccaatTCCATTCAGAAATTCGGCGAGATATATGAGAAGATTGAGAGCAGTAGAAGGCAGCAGATGGTGGAACTGGAAAAGATGAGGATGGAGTTCCATAAGGATCTTGAAACACAAAAGAGGCAGATCCTAGAGAGAATTCAGAGTGAAATTTCAAAACTACATCAGagagatgatgatgaggaggagaatGATGACTAG
- the LOC107617211 gene encoding pentatricopeptide repeat-containing protein At1g03560, mitochondrial, translating into MRSSSRILVKLLKRHSHTATSSSRFSTPPPHEVVEPFYDLSDVIVSASRDPPSPSPWLPQILSLLDGSPSMESNLTSFCNKFLITLSPNFVSHTLRSLTNQPLLATRFFHWAHSQPSYSHSLHSYVSLIETLSFSSSFDSTVFQNILQEFKCRKFKLTAAAVNSLLRSFAAVGMVEELLWMWRNMKEDGLEPNLYNFNSLMNGLINAGMVESAVRVFEAMREVNVRPDSVSYNTVIKGYCKVGKTRKALEMIREMEAGDDGGNVGPDKVSYMTVMQACYGEGDVDCCVRLYHEMKEKGLVVPPHAYSLVVCGLCRQGKVVEGLNVFEEMRRDSCGANKAVYTALIDGYAKTGNVDGAMRLFERMRQEGIKPDEVTYGAIVNGLCKGGRVEEALGYLEFCKENGVMVNAVFYSSLIDGLGKAGRVDEAEKLFYEMVDKGCPPDSYCYNALIDGWCKGGRIDEALALFKRMEEDGCEQTVYTYTILISELFKVHRNEEALKLWDMMIDKGITPNVACFRALSIGLCLSGKVARACKILDELAPMGIVLETAYEDMINVLCKAGRVKEACKLADGIVDRGREIPGKVRTLMINALRKAGNADLAIRLMHSKIGIGYDRMRSVKKRVKFQTLIDS; encoded by the coding sequence ATGAGAAGCAGCAGCAGAATACTTGTAAAGCTCCTCAAACGACATTCACACACTGCCACGTCATCATCACGATTCTCCACTCCCCCTCCCCACGAAGTCGTCGAACCCTTCTACGACCTCTCAGACGTCATCGTTTCAGCCTCCCGTGACCCTCCTTCCCCATCCCCATGGCTCCCCCAAATCCTCTCCCTCCTCGACGGTTCCCCTTCCATGgaatccaacctcacctccttcTGCAACAAATTCCTTATCACTCTCTCCCCCAACTTCGTCTCCCACACCCTCCGCTCCCTCACCAACCAACCCCTCCTTGCCACGCGCTTCTTCCACTGGGCTCACTCTCAACCTAGCTACTCCCATTCCCTCCATTCCTACGTCTCTCTCATCGAAACCCTCTCCTTTTCTTCATCCTTCGATTCCACTGTGTTCCAGAACATTCTACAAGAATTCAAGTGCCGGAAGTTTAAATTAACTGCCGCCGCCGTTAACTCCTTGCTCAGGAGCTTTGCCGCAGTTGGCATGGTGGAGGAGCTGTTGTGGATGTGGCGGAACATGAAGGAGGATGGCCTTGAGCCGAATTTGTATAATTTCAATTCGTTGATGAACGGATTGATTAATGCCGGTATGGTGGAATCGGCGGTTAGGGTTTTCGAGGCGATGAGGGAGGTTAATGTGAGGCCGGATTCGGTTAGTTACAATACGGTTATTAAAGGGTATTGTAAGGTTGGGAAAACTAGGAAGGCCTTGGAGATGATTAGGGAGATGGAGGCTGGGGATGATGGTGGTAATGTGGGGCCGGATAAGGTTAGTTACATGACGGTTATGCAGGCGTGTTATGGCGAAGGGGATGTGGATTGTTGTGTGAGGCTTTACCATGAGATGAAGGAGAAGGGGTTGGTGGTTCCTCCACATGCTTATAGTTTGGTGGTGTGTGGGCTTTGCAGGCAAGGGAAGGTTGTTGAGGGTCTCAATGTGTTTGAAGAGATGAGAAGGGATAGTTGCGGAGCCAATAAGGCGGTGTACACGGCGTTGATCGATGGTTATGCAAAAACTGGGAATGTTGACGGGGCGATGAGGTTGTTTGAGAGGATGAGACAGGAGGGGATTAAACCGGATGAAGTTACTTATGGGGCGATTGTTAATGGTTTGTGTAAGGGTGGGAGAGTGGAGGAAGCTTTGGGTTATTTAGAGTTTTGTAAAGAGAATGGTGTCATGGTGAATGCAGTATTTTACTCGAGTTTGATTGATGGCCTTGGGAAGGCTGGGAGAGTTGATGAAGCCGAGAAGTTGTTTTATGAGATGGTTGATAAGGGGTGCCCCCCGGATTCTTATTGCTATAATGCACTTATCGATGGATGGTGTAAAGGTGGGAGGATTGATGAAGCATTGGCACTGTTTAAACGGATGGAGGAGGACGGTTGCGAGCAGACTGTGTATACGTATACCATACTTATCAGTGAGCTTTTTAAAGTGCACCGGAATGAAGAGGCATTGAAATTATGGGACATGATGATAGATAAGGGCATAACACCAAATGTTGCTTGCTTTAGGGCTCTTTCAATTGGACTCTGTCTTTCGGGCAAGGTAGCGAGAGCTTGTAAGATCTTGGATGAGCTGGCACCCATGGGGATTGTTCTTGAAACAGCTTATGAAGACATGATTAATGTGTTGTGCAAAGCCGGCCGGGTGAAGGAAGCCTGCAAGTTAGCCGATGGGATTGTGGACAGAGGTAGAGAAATTCCTGGAAAAGTTAGAACATTGATGATCAATGCGTTGAGGAAGGCTGGTAATGCAGATTTGGCTATAAGGCTGATGCATAGCAAGATTGGTATTGGGTATGACCGGATGCGTAGTGTTAAAAAGAGAGTGAAGTTCCAAACCCTTATTGACAGCTGA
- the LOC107617210 gene encoding heat shock 70 kDa protein 15 (The sequence of the model RefSeq protein was modified relative to this genomic sequence to represent the inferred CDS: added 70 bases not found in genome assembly), translated as MSVVGFDFGNESCIVAVARQRGIDVVLNDESKRETPAIVCFGDKQRFIGTAGAASTMMNPKNSVSQMKRLIGKKFSDPELQRDIKSLPFNVTEGPDGFPLIHARYMGEVKTFTPTQVFGMMLSNLKEIAQKNLNAAVVDCCIGIPVYFTDIQRRAVLDAATIAGLHPLRLFHETTATALAYGIYKTDLPENDQLNVAFVDIGHASMQVCIAGFKKGQLKVLAHSYDRSLGGRDFDEVLFHHFAEKFKTEYKIDVFQNARACLRLRAACEKLKKVLSANPEAPLNIECLMDEKDVRGFIKRDEFEQLSLPILERVKGPLEKALAEAALTIENVHMVEVVGSGSRVPAINKILTDFFKKEPRRTMNASECVAKGCALQCAILSPTFKVREFQVNESFPFAISLSWKGSGPDAQGNIGSDNQQSSLVFPKGNPIPSIKALTFYRPGTFSIDVQYSDVSELQTPAKISTYTIGPFQTTKTERAKVKVRVRLNLHGIVSIDSATLLEEEEVDVPVSKESAAENTKMDTDESPADGAAPPTSNDTDVNMQDAKANTDTTGPENGSPETGEKPVQIDTDTKAPKKKVKKANIPVAEVVYGAMEQVDLQKAVEKEFEMALQDRVMEETKDKKNAVEAYVYEMRNKLNDKYQDFVTAPEREDFTARLQQVEDWLYEDGEDETKGVYIAKLEELKKQGDPIEARYKEHTERGTVIDQLNYCINSYREAAMSSDPKFDHIDINEKQKVLNECVEAENWLREKTQQQESLPKYANPVLLSAEVRRKAEAVDRFCKPIMTKPKPAKPATPPAQATTPPQGGEQQQPQGGASANTNENSRNDGSDIPQESMETENKP; from the exons ATGAGCGTGGTGGGTTTTGATTTTGGCAATGAGAGCTGCATCGTTGCAGTTGCAAGGCAGAGGGGAATTGATGTTGTACTTAATGATGAGTCGAAGCGTGAAACACCTGCCATTGTGTGCTTTGGTGACAAGCAACGCTTTATTGGGACTGCTGGGGCTGCATCAACTATGATGAACCCCAAGAATTCTGTCTCACAGATGAAGAGACTCATTGGCAAAAAATTCTCTGATCCTGAATTGCAGCGGGATATCAAGTCTTTGCCTTTTAATGTCACAGAAGGCCCTGATGGATTCCCATTAATTCATGCACGCTACATGGGTGAAGTTAAAACATTTACACCTACTCAAGTATTTGGAATGATGCTGTCAAATCTTAAGGAAATAGCCCAGAAAAATCTCAATGCTGCTGTTGTTGATTGTTGCATTGGAATCCCGGTTTATTTTACTGATATTCAGAGGAGGGCTGTCTTGGATGCAGCCACTATTGCTGGTCTGCATCCGCTTCGCCTGTTCCATGAAACAACTGCAACTGCCTTGGCTTATGGGATTTACAAGACCGATCTTCCTGAGAATGATCAGCTGAATGTTGCTTTTGTCGACATTGGACATGCTAGCATGCAAGTGTGCATTGCTGGCTTCAAAAAGGGACAGCTGAAAGTATTGGCTCACTCCTATGACAGGTCTCTGGGTGGTAGGGATTTTGATGAGGTTCTGTTCCATCACTTTGCCGAAAAATTTAAGACGGAGTACAAAATTGATGTTTTCCAGAATGCCCGGGCTTGTTTGAGGCTTAGGGCTGCTTGTGAGAAGCTGAAGAAGGTGCTTAGTGCAAATCCCGAGGCACCTCTGAATATTGAATGCTTAATGGATGAGAAGGATGTCAGAGGCTTCATCAAGCGCGATGAGTTTGAGCAACTAAGTCTCCCAATTTTGGAACGTGTGAAGGGACCTTTGGAGAAGGCACTAGCTGAAGCAGCTCTTACAATTGAAAATGTTCACATGGTTGAGGTGGTTGGTTCAGGATCTCGTGTACCAGctataaataaaatattgacaGATTTCTTCAAAAAGGAGCCTAGACGAACAATGAATGCTAGTGAGTGTGTTGCTAAGGGTTGTGCCTTGCAATGTGCAATTCTTAGTCCAACTTTTAAAGTACGAGAGTTTCAG GTCAATGAAagttttccttttgcaatttccCTTTCATGGAAAGGTTCTGGACCAGATGCACAGGGAAATATTGGATCAGATAATCAGCAAAGTAGCCTTGTTTTCCCCAAGGGCAATCCCATTCCAAGTATTAAGGCATTGACATTCTACAGGCCAGGAACATTCTCTATTGATGTACAATATAGTGATGTGAGTGAACTGCAAACACCTGCCAAGATCAGTACATATACT ATTGGTCCGTTCCAAACTACAAAAACTGAAAGAGCAAAAGTTAAAGTGAGAGTTCGTTTGAATTTGCATGGAATCGTATCTATTGATTCAGCAACT CTATTGGAAGAGGAAGAAGTTGACGTTCCGGTTTCCAAAGAATCAGCTGCAGAAAACACCAAGATGGATACTGATGAATCCCCTGCTGATGGTGCTGCTCCTCCAACCTCCAATGACACTGATGTTAACATGCAAGATGCGAAGGCTAATACTGATACCACTGGGCCTGAAAATGGTAGCCCTGAGACTGGAGAAAAGCCTGTTCAAATTGACACCGATACTAAG GCTCCGAAGAAAAAGGTTAAGAAAGCAAATATTCCTGTAGCAGAGGTGGTTTATGGAGCTATGGAACAAGTGGATCTCCAGAAAGCTGTAGAGAAGGAGTTTGAAATGGCTTTGCAAGATCGCGTGATGGAAGAAACAAAAGACAAGAAAAATGCCGTTGAGGCTTATGTTTATGAAATGCGGAACAAG CTTAATGACAAATATCAAGATTTTGTCACTGCTCCAGAGAGGGAAGATTTTACTGCTAGACTTCAGCAGGTGGAAGACTGGCTATATGAGGATGGTGAAGACGAAACTAAAGGCGTATATATTGCGAAACTTGAAGAACTTAAAAAG CAAGGTGATCCTATTGAAGCTCGTTATAAAGAACACACGGAGAGGGGCACAGTAATTGATCAGCTCAACTATTGTATAAATAGTTACAGAGAAGCTGCAATGTCAAGTGATCCCAAATTTGATCACATTGACATCAATGAGAAGCAGAAG GTCCTAAATGAGTGTGTTGAGGCTGAAAACTGGCTTAGGGAGAAAACGCAACAGC tgACAGGTTCTGCAAGCCAATTATGACAAAGCCAAAACCAGCCAAGCCAGCTACTCCCCCAGCACAAGCAACAACCCCACCACAGGGTGGTGAGCAGCAGCAACCTCAGGGTGGTGCAAGTGCCAACACTAATGAGAATTCACGGAACGATGGTAGTGACATCCCACAAGAATCGATGGAGACCGAGAATAAACCATAG